In Thauera sp. JM12B12, one DNA window encodes the following:
- the dnaK gene encoding molecular chaperone DnaK: MGKIIGIDLGTTNSCVSVMEGGKPKVIENSEGARTTPSVVAYAEDGEILVGAPAKRQAVTNAKNTLFAIKRLIGRRFEEKEVQKDIAMMPFSITKADNGDAWVEVRGKKIAPPQVSAEILRKMKKTAEDYLGEEVTEAVITVPAYFNDSQRQATKDAGRIAGLEVKRIINEPTAAALAFGMDKKPGDSKIAVYDLGGGTFDISIIEIADLDGEHQFEVLATNGDTFLGGEDFDQRIIDYIVTEFKKEQGVDLKNDVLALQRLKEAAEKAKIELSSGQQTEINLPYITADASGPKHLAIKITRAKFESLVEDLIERSIEPCRIALKDAGLKVTDIDDVILVGGQTRMPKVIDRVKEFFGKEPRRDVNPDEAVAVGASIQGGVLQGEVKDVLLLDVTPLSLGIETLGGVMTKLIQKNTTIPTKASQVFSTADDNQSAVTIHVLQGEREMASGNKSLGQFNLSDIPPAPRGMPQIEVTFDIDANGILHVSAKDKATGKENKIKIQANSGLSDEEVQRMVRDAEAHAEEDKKAHELVDARNQCDALIHSTKKALTEYGDKLSDDEKAKIEAAMKEAEEAIKSGDKDSIEAKSQALAMAAQKLGEQMYAQAQAEGGAQPGAGAGGQQAGGKADDADVVDAEFTEVKDKK, encoded by the coding sequence ATGGGCAAGATCATCGGTATCGACCTCGGCACCACCAACAGCTGCGTTTCCGTGATGGAAGGCGGCAAGCCGAAGGTCATCGAAAACTCCGAAGGCGCGCGCACCACCCCCTCGGTGGTCGCCTACGCCGAAGACGGCGAGATCCTGGTCGGCGCGCCGGCCAAGCGCCAGGCGGTCACCAACGCCAAGAACACCCTGTTCGCGATCAAGCGCCTGATCGGCCGCCGCTTCGAGGAGAAGGAAGTGCAGAAGGACATCGCCATGATGCCCTTCTCCATCACCAAGGCCGACAACGGCGACGCCTGGGTCGAAGTGCGCGGCAAGAAGATCGCGCCGCCGCAGGTGTCGGCCGAGATCCTGCGCAAGATGAAGAAGACCGCCGAGGACTACCTCGGCGAGGAAGTGACCGAGGCGGTGATCACCGTGCCGGCCTACTTCAACGACAGCCAGCGCCAGGCCACCAAGGACGCCGGCCGCATCGCCGGCCTCGAGGTCAAGCGCATCATCAACGAGCCGACCGCGGCCGCGCTCGCCTTCGGCATGGACAAGAAGCCGGGCGACTCCAAGATCGCGGTGTATGACCTGGGCGGCGGCACCTTCGACATCTCGATCATCGAGATCGCCGACCTCGACGGCGAGCACCAGTTCGAAGTGCTGGCGACCAACGGCGACACCTTCCTGGGTGGCGAGGACTTCGACCAGCGCATCATCGACTACATCGTCACCGAGTTCAAAAAGGAACAGGGCGTCGACCTCAAGAACGACGTGCTCGCGCTGCAGCGCCTGAAGGAGGCCGCCGAGAAGGCCAAGATCGAACTCTCCTCCGGCCAGCAGACCGAGATCAATCTGCCCTACATCACCGCCGACGCCTCGGGCCCGAAGCACCTCGCGATCAAGATCACCCGCGCCAAGTTCGAGTCGCTGGTGGAAGACCTCATCGAGCGCTCGATCGAGCCCTGCCGCATCGCGCTGAAGGACGCAGGCCTCAAGGTCACCGACATCGACGACGTGATCCTGGTCGGCGGCCAGACCCGCATGCCCAAGGTCATCGACCGCGTGAAGGAGTTCTTCGGCAAGGAGCCGCGCCGTGACGTGAACCCGGACGAGGCCGTCGCGGTTGGCGCCTCGATCCAGGGCGGCGTGCTGCAGGGCGAGGTCAAGGACGTGCTGCTGCTCGACGTCACCCCGCTGTCGCTCGGCATCGAGACCCTGGGCGGCGTGATGACCAAGCTGATCCAGAAGAACACCACGATCCCGACCAAGGCTTCGCAGGTGTTCTCGACCGCCGACGACAACCAGAGCGCGGTGACCATCCACGTGCTGCAGGGCGAGCGCGAGATGGCCTCGGGCAACAAGAGCCTGGGCCAGTTCAACCTGTCGGACATCCCGCCGGCGCCGCGCGGCATGCCGCAGATCGAGGTCACCTTCGACATCGACGCCAACGGCATCCTGCACGTGTCGGCCAAGGACAAGGCCACCGGCAAGGAGAACAAGATCAAGATCCAGGCCAACTCCGGCCTGTCGGACGAGGAAGTCCAGCGCATGGTGCGCGACGCCGAGGCGCATGCCGAGGAGGACAAGAAGGCGCACGAACTGGTCGACGCCCGCAACCAGTGCGATGCGCTGATCCACTCGACGAAGAAGGCGCTGACCGAGTACGGCGACAAGCTGTCGGACGACGAGAAGGCCAAGATCGAAGCCGCGATGAAGGAGGCCGAGGAGGCCATCAAGAGTGGTGACAAGGACAGCATCGAAGCCAAGAGCCAGGCGCTGGCGATGGCCGCGCAGAAGCTCGGCGAGCAGATGTACGCCCAGGCCCAGGCCGAAGGCGGCGCCCAGCCGGGTGCCGGCGCGGGCGGCCAGCAGGCCGGCGGCAAGGCCGACGACGCCGATGTGGTGGATGCCGAATTCACCGAAGTGAAGGACAAGAAGTAA
- the dnaJ gene encoding molecular chaperone DnaJ produces MSKRDYYEVLGVNRDAGDDEIKKAYRKLAMKYHPDRNPDNKEAEEKFKEAKEAYEMLSDPQKKAAYDRYGHAGVDPSMGAGGQGFEGGFADAFGDIFGDLFGGGGRGGRSNVYRGADLRYNLEITLEEAARGAEKTIRIPTVEECGTCHGSGAKPGTQPKTCPTCNGHGQVRVQQGFFSIQQTCPKCHGSGKIIPDPCRDCGGAGRVKKQKTLEVKIPAGIDEGMRLRHAGHGEPGVNGGPPGDLYVEIHIRKHAVFERDHDDLHCEMPISITTAALGGEIEIPTLEGMARLKIPAETQSGKVFRLRGKGIKNVRSHVHGDLMCHVVVETPVNLTERQKELLREFEEIASDNADRHNPKAKGWMDKVRDFFGN; encoded by the coding sequence ATGTCCAAACGCGATTACTACGAAGTCCTCGGCGTCAACCGCGACGCTGGCGACGACGAGATCAAGAAGGCCTACCGCAAGCTGGCCATGAAGTACCACCCGGACCGCAATCCGGACAACAAGGAAGCGGAAGAGAAGTTCAAGGAGGCCAAGGAGGCCTACGAGATGCTCTCCGATCCGCAGAAGAAGGCGGCCTACGACCGCTACGGCCATGCCGGTGTCGACCCGTCGATGGGCGCCGGCGGGCAGGGCTTCGAGGGCGGCTTTGCCGATGCCTTCGGCGACATCTTCGGCGACCTCTTCGGCGGAGGAGGCCGCGGCGGGCGCTCGAACGTCTATCGCGGCGCCGACCTGCGCTACAACCTCGAGATCACGCTCGAGGAAGCGGCGCGCGGCGCCGAGAAGACGATCCGCATCCCCACCGTCGAGGAATGCGGCACCTGCCACGGCAGCGGCGCCAAGCCCGGCACGCAACCGAAGACCTGCCCCACCTGCAACGGCCACGGCCAGGTGCGCGTGCAACAGGGCTTCTTCTCGATCCAGCAGACCTGCCCGAAGTGCCACGGCAGCGGCAAGATCATCCCCGACCCCTGCCGCGACTGCGGCGGCGCCGGCCGCGTCAAGAAGCAGAAGACGCTCGAGGTGAAGATCCCCGCCGGCATCGACGAAGGCATGCGCCTGCGCCACGCCGGCCACGGCGAACCGGGCGTCAATGGCGGGCCCCCGGGCGATCTCTACGTCGAGATCCACATCCGCAAGCATGCGGTGTTCGAGCGCGACCACGACGACCTGCACTGCGAGATGCCGATCAGCATCACCACCGCGGCGCTCGGCGGCGAGATCGAGATCCCGACGCTGGAAGGCATGGCGCGCCTGAAGATCCCCGCCGAGACGCAGAGTGGCAAGGTCTTCCGCCTGCGCGGCAAGGGCATCAAGAACGTGCGCAGCCATGTGCATGGCGACCTGATGTGCCATGTGGTGGTCGAGACGCCGGTGAATCTCACCGAGCGCCAGAAGGAGTTGCTGCGCGAGTTCGAGGAGATCGCGAGCGACAACGCCGACCGTCACAACCCGAAGGCCAAGGGCTGGATGGACAAGGTGCGCGACTTCTTCGGCAACTGA
- the cysS gene encoding cysteine--tRNA ligase produces MLSIYNTLSRSKEAFTPIEPGKVRMYVCGMTVYDFCHLGHARVMVVFDMVARWLRASGLDVTYVRNITDIDDKIIRRAQENGETIRQLTDRFIAAMHEDADALGVLRPDHEPRATDYVAQMQSLISRLEQKGLAYVAANRDVCYAVRKFEGYGKLSGKSLDELRAGERVDVAQDKNDPLDFVLWKHAKLEEPGEVKWASPWGEGRPGWHIECSAMSSELLGEHFDIHGGGMDLQFPHHENEIAQSEGAHGHAFVNVWMHNGFVRVDDEKMSKSLGNFFTIREVLQKYDPEVVRFFILRAHYRSALNYSDAHLEDARNALTRLYTALKNVPVAGDVQVDWGEAHAQRFRAAMDDDFNTAEAVAVLFELANEVNRSAAPALAAQLQALGGVLGLLGRAPQAFLQAGAPDAAGGLEADAIEAKIAERAAAKKAKDYAAADRIRAELTAAGVILEDGAGGTTWRRA; encoded by the coding sequence ATGCTCTCGATCTACAACACCCTGTCGCGCAGCAAGGAAGCCTTCACCCCGATCGAACCCGGCAAGGTCCGCATGTACGTCTGTGGAATGACGGTGTACGACTTCTGCCACCTCGGGCACGCGCGCGTGATGGTGGTGTTCGACATGGTCGCGCGCTGGCTGCGCGCGAGCGGGCTGGACGTGACCTATGTGCGCAACATCACCGACATCGACGACAAGATTATCCGTCGCGCGCAGGAGAACGGCGAGACCATCCGCCAGCTCACCGACCGCTTCATCGCCGCCATGCACGAGGACGCCGACGCGCTCGGCGTGCTGCGCCCGGACCACGAGCCGCGCGCCACCGACTATGTCGCGCAGATGCAGTCGCTGATCTCGCGCCTGGAACAGAAGGGCCTGGCCTATGTCGCCGCCAACCGCGACGTGTGCTACGCAGTGCGCAAGTTCGAGGGCTACGGCAAGCTGTCGGGCAAGTCGCTCGACGAGCTGCGCGCCGGCGAGCGCGTCGATGTCGCGCAGGACAAGAACGATCCGCTCGACTTCGTGCTGTGGAAACACGCCAAGCTCGAGGAGCCCGGTGAGGTGAAGTGGGCCTCGCCGTGGGGCGAGGGCCGGCCGGGCTGGCACATCGAGTGCTCGGCGATGAGTTCCGAGCTGCTCGGCGAGCACTTCGATATCCACGGCGGCGGCATGGACCTGCAGTTCCCCCACCACGAGAACGAGATCGCCCAGTCCGAGGGCGCGCACGGCCACGCCTTCGTCAATGTCTGGATGCACAACGGCTTCGTGCGCGTCGACGACGAGAAGATGTCGAAGTCGCTCGGCAACTTCTTCACCATCCGCGAGGTGCTGCAGAAGTACGACCCCGAGGTGGTGCGCTTCTTCATCCTGCGTGCGCACTACCGCAGCGCGCTGAACTACTCCGACGCCCATCTGGAGGACGCCCGCAACGCGCTCACCCGGCTGTACACCGCGCTCAAGAACGTGCCGGTCGCGGGCGATGTGCAGGTGGATTGGGGCGAGGCCCACGCCCAGCGCTTCCGCGCGGCGATGGACGACGACTTCAACACCGCCGAGGCGGTGGCGGTGCTGTTCGAGCTCGCCAACGAGGTCAACCGCAGCGCCGCGCCGGCGCTCGCCGCGCAGCTGCAGGCGCTCGGCGGCGTGCTCGGCCTGCTCGGTCGCGCGCCGCAGGCCTTCCTGCAGGCCGGTGCGCCGGATGCGGCGGGCGGTCTGGAGGCCGACGCGATCGAGGCGAAGATCGCCGAACGCGCCGCGGCCAAGAAGGCGAAGGACTACGCCGCGGCCGACCGCATCCGCGCCGAGCTGACCGCGGCTGGGGTGATCCTCGAGGACGGCGCCGGCGGCACCACCTGGCGCCGCGCCTGA
- the grpE gene encoding nucleotide exchange factor GrpE encodes MQDPNQASQNAATQEAAEAQAASAQSPTGIDLEAAAAAADTAPENGIDSMPSIEEALRQAELKAAEHHDAWLRAKAETENVRRRAQEDIAKASKFAAEKFASAMLPVKDSLEAALATENQTVDTLREGVELTLRQLVSAFESARLAEENPIGQKFDPNKHQAISMIEADAEANTVINVLQKGYLLNERVLRPAMVMVSKGKSQ; translated from the coding sequence ATGCAGGACCCGAACCAGGCCAGCCAGAATGCTGCCACCCAGGAGGCCGCCGAGGCGCAGGCCGCGAGCGCGCAGTCGCCGACCGGCATCGACCTCGAAGCCGCCGCCGCAGCGGCCGACACCGCGCCCGAGAACGGCATCGACAGCATGCCCAGTATTGAGGAAGCCCTGCGCCAGGCCGAGCTGAAGGCCGCCGAGCACCACGACGCCTGGCTGCGCGCCAAGGCCGAGACCGAGAACGTGCGCCGCCGTGCGCAGGAAGATATCGCCAAGGCCTCGAAGTTCGCCGCGGAGAAGTTCGCCAGCGCGATGCTGCCGGTGAAGGACAGCCTGGAGGCTGCGCTTGCCACCGAGAACCAGACCGTCGACACGCTGCGCGAAGGCGTGGAGCTCACCCTGCGCCAGCTCGTGTCGGCCTTCGAGAGCGCCAGGCTCGCCGAGGAAAATCCCATCGGCCAGAAATTCGACCCCAACAAGCATCAGGCGATCAGCATGATCGAGGCCGACGCCGAGGCCAACACCGTGATCAACGTGCTGCAGAAGGGCTACCTGCTCAACGAGCGTGTGCTGCGCCCGGCCATGGTCATGGTATCCAAGGGCAAGAGCCAGTAA